One segment of Rhipicephalus sanguineus isolate Rsan-2018 chromosome 6, BIME_Rsan_1.4, whole genome shotgun sequence DNA contains the following:
- the LOC119396882 gene encoding phospholipase A and acyltransferase 3, producing MPQQQQHSPEVVVRYGLGSFVPANDLRPQPGDLIEIDRTLYAHWALYVGNGDVVHVVGRNEEDIPTDFAYVHLSKLTDVAGYSGVRVNNKEVRAKERCLVPSSAAETLERAYAMLDREVEFNFLTRNGEYYATQWKFGIGWSDQATVTLSVMKPLAKNLQVGHTTFLAGLQAVFGTPTSAAIARIAPSSPRTPQKNAPTSVA from the exons ATGCCCCAGCAACAGCAGCACAGCCCGGAGGTGGTGGTGCGTTACGGACTGGGTTCGTTCGTGCCCGCTAATGACCTGCGGCCGCAGCCGGGCGATCTCATCGAGATCGACCGCACACTTTACGCTCACTGGGCGCTCTACGTCGGCAACGGCGATGTCGTGCACGTGGTGGGCCGCAACGAAGAGGACATCCCCACGGACTTTGCGTACGTGCACCTGAGCAAGCTGACCGATGTGGCCGGCTACAGCGGGGTACGCGTCAACAACAAGGAAGTGCGCGCCAAGGAGCGCTGCCTGGTGCCTTCTTCGGCGGCCGAAACGCTGGAGCGGGCCTACGCCATGCTCGACCGGGAAGTAGAGTTCAACTTCCTCACCCGGAACGGGGAGTACTACGCAACGCAGTGGAAGTTCGGCATCGGATGGAGCGACCAG GCCACCGTGACGCTGAGTGTGATGAAGCCTTTGGCGAAGAACCTCCAAGTGGGCCACACGACCTTCCTGGCAGGACTGCAGGCCGTCTTCGGAACGCCGACCTCAGCGGCCATCGCCAGGATAGCGCCCAGCTCACCGAGGACGCCGCAGAAGAACGCTCCCACGAGCGTCGCCTAA